AGAGAAGTCCAAATTATACCTAATAGAATAGAACCCAACTTCATTAACACAAAAATTACATTTAACAGAAAAACTGAAGTATATATAGAGATAGAGAGGAATAATAAACTTTGTACTTACAAATAGAACTAGGCTATATGCGTTGTTGTATCAaaacttattaataatattatgaaaaattccTAATTTAATTGGACAATTCCAAACTATATAACCAAAAGGCAGGTGGataatatctatctatatagCCTTACATTTATTTCATTACTGCTTGATTATATTCTactttaatttatatatttcattttaatcttTATGCACTTTGTATTTGTTTCCTTTATCTTATACttgaaatctttgaagtgtcATACGGtatttattttgttcaagtttATTTAACTTTTGTAACTTGAGTTTTTTCTTTGTAACTgagcacccgccgaaaaaccttcgggtttggcaggaccctcaatatTGTTTTgagttgtgaataaaaattttgatttgatattcaCACCATTGGTTCTCGTCTAAATGATAGTATTTCAAGTAATTTTTAACCAATTCAATAATTCTCTTCCCGTTTCAATATTCGAAACGTAAGAAGttttgaaatgattttgaatGTTACCGGTGTCATTTTGGTGGAGCAATTTAAGTTCCTTTAGTAGGCTAggcttactatagtgaggtccacgttataatggcagtgtaggaagataggagaaaagggttgccagatctcagccttgccacccaaacagctgatactggtatatctgatgaatttaactgttcattattgttgaaaatagttaattaggcctatattttatttatcaagaaaatatattttttgaagatataataataaattttcatgattgagataaaataattattttgtcaattagttgaatttccacattgttgataaacgatgtggcaacatcgcaatgcgtgaaagagatagcgccatctgctttgttgaatgatagacaaagacaccattgcaaatcacacactgccattataacgtggacctcactataggctagACTACCATTCCGGATTTTTCAACTTCACCACATTACCCGCTCATTGCATTCTTGAACTTATGGTCACTATGCTGAGATTGCGTCGTTTTGCAGTGCTTTTTCCCCTTGCAGCCTCCAAGGAATCATAATCGTATATTCTTCTTAAAGCTTTACACTCAAAAACTCTCAGCCTCTATGTGTTCTGTGGGTAATAAGACTAGTAATATAGAGCAGTTCAGAATCATATTGTCACAGCATTCAACTATGGTTCAATGATCTTTGTTCGCCAAGCGTTAACACTGGTGGAATGCACCATATTCTTTCTCTAATTTACAATGGAACTTTACCCTTTTTTGGATGATGCCGAACGAGCGTTTCTTGTTTGGTGGTATAAAGATAGGatgatcaatttatttttgcaCGTTATTATATCACGGCATCCACGGTGCAATGCTTGTGCGGACATGCTATCATTAACTGAGAAAATTTGCGGTTATCAGGTTgttaatagtaattattaaatGTGGTTGTGATTTTCGGCAGTGACAATATACTGCtgaaataatagaatgaaatgTATGTTGATGAGCTTCAGATGCAGTCGGTATGTAGCCTCTCAGTATAATATCAGACGTCTCCAATCCAAGAACACAAATAGATATTCCAATTCCAACGACCACGACCAGCATAGAAATTTGTAAACATAATTTCGAACGCGAATTTACCGCTTAGTCGCTGATATGTGAATCAATATTCATTGCAAATGAAATGGTATTCGAATACCACTGGTTACTTATTTAAGTCCCCTTGTGACATTACATTTATGTATTCAATCTTCACGTGGATATTTCCCTTTGAGTGTAGCAGGCTTCAGATTAGAAActtaaatgaattgataattgTATGAGATTACTAATTTATATGAATCGaccaaaatttataaaaatgttgttttaTTTAACTTTTGTAACTTGAGTTTTTTCTTTGTAACTgagcacccgccgaaaaaccttcgggtttggcaggaccctcaatatTGTTTTgagttgtgaataaaaattttgatttgatattcaCACCATTGGTTCTCGTCTAAATGATAGTATTTCAAGTAATTTTTAACCAATTCAATAATTCTCTTCCCGTTTCAATATTCGAAACGTAAGAAGttttgaaatgattttgaatGTTACCGGTATCATTTTGGTGGAGCAATTTAAGTTCCTTTAGTAGGCTACAggcttactatagtgaggtccatgttataatggcagtgtaggaaaataggagaaaatggttgccagatctcagccttgccacccaaacagctgatactggtatatctgatgaatttaactgttcattattgttgaaaatagttaattatattttatttatcaagaaaatatattttttgaagatataataataaattttcatgattgagataaaataattattttgttaattagttgaatctctacattgttgataaacgatgtggcaacatcgcaatgcgtgaaagagatagcgccatctgctttgttgaatgatagacaaagacaccattgcaaatcacacactgctattataacgtggacctcactataggctagACTACCATTCCGGATTTTTCAACTTCACCACATAACCCGCTCATTGCATTCTTGAACTTATGATCACTATGCTGCGATTGCGTCGTTTTGCAGTGCTTTTTCCCCTTGCAGCCTCCAAGGAATCATAATCGTATATTCTTCTTAAAGCTTTACACTCAAAAACTCTCAGCCTCTATGTGTTCTGTGGGTAATAAGACTAGTAATATAGAGCAGTTCAGAATCATATTGTCACAGCATTCAACTATGGTTCAATGATCTTTGTTCGCCAAGCGTTAACACTGGTGGAATGCACCATATTTTTTCTCTAATCTACAATGGAACTCTACGTATCCTTTTTTTGGATGATGCCAAACGAGCGTTTCTTGTTTGGTGGTATAAAGATAGGatgatcaatttatttttgcaCGTTATTATATCACGGCATCCACGGTGCAATGCTTGTGCGGACATGCTATCATTAACTGAGAAAATTTGCGGTTATCAGGTTgttaatagtaattattaaatGTGGTTGTGATTTTCGGCAGTGACAATATACTGCtgaaataatagaatgaaatgTATGTTGATGAGCTTCAGATGCAGTCGGTATGTAGCCTCTCAGTATAATATCAGACGTCTCCAATCCAAGAACACAAATAGATATTCCAATTCCAACGACCACGACCAGCATAGAAATTTGTAAACATGATTTCGAACGCGAATTTACCGCTTAGTCGCTGATATGTGAATCAATATTCATTGCAAATGAAATGGTATTCGAATACCACTGGTTACTTATTTAAGTCCCCTTGTGACATTACATTTATGTATTCAATCTTCACGTGGATATTTCCCTTTGAGTGTAGCAGGCTTCAGATTAGAAActtaaatgaattgataattgTATGAGATTACTAATTTATATGAATCGaccaaaatttataaaaatgttgttttaTTTGACAAGAGTATTTTAAAACACACCGTGGTTCTTATATTACTTGTACTAAACAAAGAACCTGTCATAAGTCACTATCATAATATATAATCACATCCTTCAGTCcttatgaaatgaatatcatttttgaatttcatcACAAGGTGTGTATTTTATCACGCCACTCGAAATAAAACCCTAATCAATGTCCACATATCATCTCCAACCTTAGGCAAGCGAAGATTCTCTCTATGGAATGTCTTCATTGATAACAAACGATGATTGGACTCGGGAAAGTATGATATTCTCACTATTTCACATTTGTCCGCACTGTGAAATCACCACAGGAATTTTTGGTTTATTATTTGGTCCGGTTGGAACGTTTTCTATCTTGCGCATGACTAGGAGTCCATCAATAACTTTTCCAAATACAACATGCTTGCCATCAAGGAAGTTACATTTGGCACATGTTATGAAGAATTGGCATCCGTTGGTGTCCTTGCCACTGTTCGCCTGTGaaaataatggaatgaaaattgaataaactgatgtgaaacataaaattaaaatgtaagttacaaaaaattataagaatcttCCAATCTTCCTTGGAGCGAGATTGATTATAACTAATTTATATGATTTAacaagatttctttattgcagaaaacatttatacaaatgcTTCTAAAAATGTTTATACAAATGCTATCATGTTTTTCTTTATCgtcaaaaaaacaaacatgATAAATACAgagtatttacattcaaagaaataaaaattcaaagacAAGCATACAAACAGTATACAAAATACCCACAAATTAGAAACTCATCTCTTCTATATGGGCATATTTCTATTAAGACCTTTCTATGGTTCTCTTAAAATTACCCACTTCCAGCTCCCTTAAATGTGCAGGAAGCTTATTATATGCTCTTATATCAAACTCCTTAAAGGAGATCAATGTATTTGCATAATTGCACTGGTTCACTCTAAGAGATTCCGAATTTATAGTGTAATGGTTGTGAACGTTGCTATTTACAGAAATACTTGCTAAATAGATTTTTACATACATAAGACACTCAAGAATGTAAATAACTGGTACAGTCagaatcttgaattttttaaataaatctacACAAGTAAATCGACTATTCACATTAGCAATGACACTTACTGCTTGTTTTTgtaataaacataatttttgtttcaacaACAATTACATAGTATTTTATCTAAGAccatgttacaataattacagtTTCACAATTGATACTAGAATAGGAATCATTCCAATATAGTTTTTTTCAAACCTGTTGTAGGGACCACGAGATATAACTTGAGCCTCAACCCCTCAAATGGTGAGAGTGGCTGGCGTGGTAGGGATGTAGGGGTTGAactgtctctctcacacatcttcCCCTCTCACTCTGCATTTATTCAGCCAATGTAGAAATTGTTCGAAGTGAGGAAACTGGCTGACGAGAACGAATTGACCAAACTCTTACCCCCAATAAAATCAGAGGTGAGTCTCATGTGGTGGTAGTCGAAGGTTCATGTTATATCTTACGGCCTCTATCAAGTTGTCATTGCAGTAgactacaacatttttattgatctctTTTATATTGATCATGAACTctttaaattcatgaaaaatacaaaacatgACTAGAATTCTACTACAAATTTCTGGACATGTGGGCGTCTAATGTCAGTCAACCTTTTAATCGAATCTTCTATTTCTGAGGGTGAAGCCCACATGAGcttcaggcttgtgcgtgggtaatgagacagATGATGAAAGATAAGTGGACCTAAAGCTCAAGATGGGTTCCAAACAACCGGGGGAGGATTTAGgccataaattatattttgaggAGTCTGCTATTCAAATTTTTCCCTTTACCATGGGAGTAATCGGTACACGGATCTGACGGCTGTTCGGCacacttttttatttaaattggataatatttttcaatataattgttaagatcattataagagtgagaaaaagtggcaactgaaatttttaagtggtctaataagcgagttatgggttgttgaagtgctaactccgttttctttccagatcataaataGTTTCGAAATTtcccattggagtttttttaatacattcagtatatcattggttttgttctaatatgcgtttttccgCGATTGATTCCTAAATAAACAAGTTaacgaatttataaaaaatgttacttttttatttatgaacgatatggggaataacgCGTCGATATTAGAAATCAGGATATCGATAacttgagaaaattgaatcCTACTGAAAAGGATGGACCAATTAGAGCACAGTTGACTTCAACGTTTACTAGGAACGACGTTTTGAGGAAGAAATACAAGTTGTCAAGAGAAGAAAGGTTTAACCACATCAAAATAAAGGAAGACCTTGACATGGAGACGCGCATCATCAGAAAGGAATTATTCCCATTTCTTATGGAATACAAGAAAagataaattaatgattgaCGGTGAGCTCTACAACCTGGATAGCTTAAAAGAAGCATATAataaggaaaaagaaaaaaaaggcCAAGGAGTGAGGGAAGCTCTCCCACAACAGGAGGCGACGGTGACGCAAGCACCCAAAACACAAATACGGAACGACTCGTGAAGAAAAAGAACTTGAATACAATGGAAACATATATAAAGAGAATTGGAAGAGAGCGGGGTGGTGTGGAAGAGCCTTCACAACCACAGTAGCAACCACGGCAAGGAGTTAGAATAGCAAGAACGGAAAATGAAAGGAAACCAACTGATAAAGACTTCGGAAAGGATGGAAGATCGGCGAAGAGAAAAAATCAAGATAATATCATTATACTCACATATAATTGTAGATCTCTTAGGGAGAACTGGAGAGTGGAACAGCTGGTGGAAGAGGTCAAAAATGTAGAATGGGATATAATAGGACTTGCGGAAGTAAGGAGAGACGGAGAGCAATGTTTGAGCCtggatgatgataatattgttctgtaCGTGAATGGCAATGGTCCAACAGGAGGAACAGGTTTTCTAATAAACAATGCGACAAAAAAGAAAATCATAAGCTTCAAGCAACATACTCACAgaatatcgacaataatttgGAAACTCAAAGAAGGAATGGGtagaattaaaataatacaagtCTATGCACCAACATCAAATTCAACTGATGAGGAAATTGAAGAACTATATGAAGAACTGAATGATGCCTTAGGAAAGGATATATGTAGGTACAATATAATAATGGGAGATATGAATGCAAAAATTGGCAAGAACAACGGTGAAAAATGTGTTGGAAACTACGGATTTGGTGAAAGGAATGAAAGAGGAGATAGGCTTGTTGAATTTGTTGAAgggaaaaatatgtatttgatgaACTCCTTCTTCCAGAAAAATGAAACAAGAAAGTGGACTTGGATGAGTCCGGATGGAGAAACAAAAAATGAGATTGACTTCTTCATAACAGACAAAAAACTCATTGTACAAGATGTGGACGTAGAGAATGATGTTAACATAGGAAGTGACCATAGACCAATTAagatgattataaaaatagaagagagaagaagattcAACAAAAAAGTCCGCACGAGACTGAGTTCAGAAGCActaaaaatgaaatcatttgaagagaaattggaagaaaaccTAGCTCATGGAATGAATACTGAATGCTCCGATATGGAAGACATATCAAGTAAACTATCTGCTATTATTAAAAGTACAAGTGATACCTTGAACGACAGAGAAGGAAACAGAAGACGTTCAACTCCAAGAGAGATAATCAGACTTTTGGCAAAAAGGAGAAGACTGAAAACGTCTGATAGGGATAGAATTGAATTCACTGaaatttctaaattaataaGGCGAAAATGGAAAGAATGGACAGCGCtcaagaaaactgaagaattagAAGACACAATTAAATCAAGAGGAAGTATTAAACAAACATTGAGAAGACAACAGCTAGGCACCAATATAATGATCTCGATGAAAAATGAGACTggcgaggaagagagagaagtggAAGGTATTCTCAGGACAATCTGTAActtctatgaaaaattatatagtatacAGGGGCCTGAAACAGACACATCAGCAGAGTGCAGTGGAAGGAGAGAGGAACAGCTGGATGCAGGTCAAGTAGAAAATAGCCTTCCAATCCTGGAAAGTGAAGTGGAGAGAGTAATAAGCAAATTAAAAGAAGGAAAAGCGGGAGGACCGGACAGAGttacaaatgaagaaataaaagcGGGAGGAAGAGCTGTAACCAGTATACTAGTTaagttgtttaatatatgtctaaaaaatagaaaagttccTGATTTATGGTTGAAGGCTAACCTAATACTACTGTATAAAAAGGGAGACAGAAAAGAAGTAAAGAACTATCGCCCAATAAGTCTCCTCTGTACAATTTACAAAGTCTTCATTGCAATAATAACATACAGAATAGGAAGAAATTTAGATGCCGCAACACAGAACGATCAGACCGGATTCAAGAAAAATTTCTCTGCACTAGACAATATCTTAGTACTGCTGGAATTGATACGAAAGGCGAGGGAATACAATTTCCAAATGGTCCTACTATTCATCGACTTTGAAAAAGCATTCGATAGTGTAACAACCAATGCTATTATGAATACGTTAGCTGGACTTGGTGTTGAAGatgaatatttacaaatttttaaatatatatatgagaatatgaAATTAGAATGTTCAGTAAGAGGAGAGAGTAAAGAGATACGTGTGAAAAGAGGATTAAGACAAGGTGATGTTCCATCTGCAAAAATATTTAATGCCGTTTTAGAAACAACCTTCAAAAATTTAGACTGGCAAGATAGAGGCATAGATATCAATGGGGAGAGGTTGAACTGCTTGAAATTTGCCGATGATATTGTTCTTATAGGAAGAAGTGCAAGTGAAGTTAAGGATATGTTAAAGGAGATGATGgaagaaacaaaacaaataggccttaaagtaaattttgaaaaatcaaaggtTATGAGTTTCAATTGTCAAGCAGATGAAGTAATTGATTTGAACCAAGGAAGAATTATCGAAAATGTCAACAGCTTCATATATTTAGGACAAAGAATTGGAAAAGACAGTCAATGGGGAGAAATCACAAGAATAATTGCGTTGAGATGGTCAATGTTTAAAAGATTCAATCACCTTTTCCGCTCCACGGTTATTATGGAAAATAAGCGAAAATTACTTCAGATGTGTATAATCCCAGTTATGTTGTATGGCTGTGAAACATGGACTCTCACAGGAAAAATTATCAGGAAAATGAGAACTAGTATGAGAGCAATGCTAAGGATCATGTTGGGAGTTACTAAAAGAGATAAAAAGACGAAAATATGGATATCCAAAGAGACAATGGTTGAGGACATAGGACGGTTGAtagtagaaagaaaatggaaCTGGGCAGGACATATAGCGAGAACAAAAGACAACAGATGGACAAAGAAGATAATAGACTGGTATCCACGAACACTGAAGAGAAGCAGAGGACGACCAACCAACAGATGGGACGAGGAATTTAGGAGAGTCTGCGGTGGAGCAACATGGCAGAGGGTAGCACAGGAGAGGACGGAATgggagaggatgaagaaggtGTACGGCGGTGTTTGGCTATACACAGACTAAATTTCAAAAGTGAATGTTATCTATCATGTTCATATTTCATTTGGTGCCAACCAAAGAAGTTACCTCAGCGGAAGCTGATTTgcaaccatgaaaattttattttatttttactatgtACCAATAGGTGAATACTGTAAAAGTTGCAATAAAaggtttattcatttatttagccTATATTTAtgtatggggaataaaatgttttactttgtagaaatacatttttttaatttttgagagAAGTTATGTTAATATGGTCAAAACCGTTTTTCATCTGGAAAGAAAAccgagttagcacttcaacgacacataactcgcttattagaccacttaaaaatttcagtttctactttttctcactcttataatgatcttaacaattatattaaaattatcaaatttaaataaaaaacgtGTATCGAACAGCCTTAACTTAAGCTGTGTACACaaatacgcgcctccaacccgcaccgagcacgctccgccctcgttcctccatcgcaccgcagtcgctccgcccccgctctgcagtcgcaccgatcatgaacgttacggaagatgttagctcttctcgcgttccccggtcgatccactcttgctccccggtcgatcatcaatcgatctgctctcGTTCGGTTGctgagcagagcgaaagtcagAACGCACCTTTACCTTATCGATAGCTCATCAGTGCGACCACAGAGCTGattgccccccccccccattggaataaatttccatttgataacacaatcaatattgtatatattgaaaagaataaataGTGTATGAATAAATGTAAGAATGGCGATCATTGCATTTAATGCTCCTATATATTACTTTAAACACTGTAATAAAAGATAATTTGTGTTGATATTTCTACATACCATTGACAAAAGTCCCGGGGAATCgtgttttaaattgaaattctcATCAGCAAATGTTCCACCTCCATATATGCTCATCACACCTGTGCCGTCACCCTACAACACGGAATCCAATTAACAATTGATTAATAGAAACAACGATCTAAAAAAATGACACTCGACCACAGATGAAACTGTGTTCAAGCAAAAAAGAATGAGAACTATTTTTTTGTATGAACTGTTAATAGTTTGCTTATATTATTAATACGCCTAGATGCGTTTTTCATCGCCCAAAGGCGTCACTCAAGCTACGATTGCTTGGCAATCTGAAGCAGCTCAAGTTCACGGTGATCTAGAACGACCCTACAGTTTACAGTCGGTCCACACTATCTTTTGACAAAACATCTAACAGTTTCAGTTTCAGTTTCTTCAGGTCTTCACCGCAGTAAATTGATCggggaattttcaaattttacattgCTTATCTGTAAAATAGGTACAAAGTAAGGAACCAATAAGAGGTACAAAGGTAAAAGAATGAAAGGCAATAAAAGGTAAGATACAAAGTAATAGAAGCCAAGTagtaagtttgtttttcggctcatgtttgaaaatttctctgagtgaatattctctattttgaaaataactgagtgttataaattattattattctggtaTATGGAACATCTAAATTCGAAATATGTTTGTagcctataaatatttttggactgaaCATTTTATGGAAATCTAGAAGacaacctcatttcggacttctaatgatatctaaatttgggagagaaatagtacaaggtattattagttttttctcccgatctgtgctccattgtaaaaaagaatagataaataaagaataaagtaagGTTCATAGCTGTAGgctattttgtttaattgagtTAACTgtcaattgatttatttatttgttgcaCCCCTCTGTATATTATAAGAAACAAGAAAATGATACGGAACTACATTAAACTCCAATAAGTATTCAACAAGAGCTTTGacttttgtattttgataattaaagaatattgattgatatttgTTCAGAgcatttctttcaaatttaatgCTTGACTagtgaaaacaataatttttcaagtaacTTACTAAAACAAAACTATTGGCTGGC
The genomic region above belongs to Nilaparvata lugens isolate BPH chromosome 5, ASM1435652v1, whole genome shotgun sequence and contains:
- the LOC111043419 gene encoding peptidyl-prolyl cis-trans isomerase H, giving the protein MPTWNQIQSQLRNPNNPVVFFDISVGATEIGRMVMELFADVVPKTSENFRQFCTGEFRKDAVPLGFKGATFHRVIKDFMIQGGDFVNGDGTGVMSIYGGGTFADENFNLKHDSPGLLSMANSGKDTNGCQFFITCAKCNFLDGKHVVFGKVIDGLLVMRKIENVPTGPNNKPKIPVVISQCGQM